A region from the Benincasa hispida cultivar B227 chromosome 8, ASM972705v1, whole genome shotgun sequence genome encodes:
- the LOC120084054 gene encoding E3 ubiquitin-protein ligase synoviolin A-like, protein MAAAAANNNSGLHCEVWQPQDFSETPSSSSSSSQSQPPEFFIDFYVSSYATQGDEIISTLRYKNFRQRCDVLTQDSFSWSAISSMLSETNVPYHLQPFFIHQISIRARGIATEPINALSRTIPMVVELMLPEEAMEDSSYGSDTHMGIVSGRASRASIQDMERVEIDGVLSDCVICLDEIVSIGYEIDAVRMPCLHVYHRNCIHKWLEFSNRCPLCRFQMPLEEE, encoded by the coding sequence ATGGCCGCCGCCGCCGCCAACAACAACTCCGGCCTCCATTGCGAGGTTTGGCAGCCCCAAGATTTCTCTGAAACTccctcctcctcttcttcttcttctcaatcTCAACCCCCTGAATTCTTCATCGATTTCTACGTTTCCTCTTACGCAACACAAGGCGACGAAATCATCAGCACGCTTCGTTACAAGAATTTCCGCCAAAGATGTGACGTTCTAACTCAGGATTCCTTCTCTTGGTCTGCAATTTCCTCTATGCTTTCCGAAACCAATGTCCCTTATCATCTTCAACCCTTTTTCATTCACCAAATTTCTATTAGGGCTCGGGGAATCGCTACCGAACCGATTAACGCTCTCTCCCGCACCATTCCCATGGTCGTCGAGCTCATGCTCCCCGAGGAAGCCATGGAGGATTCCAGTTATGGGTCCGATACCCACATGGGAATTGTGTCGGGTCGGGCCAGTAGGGCTTCGATTCAGGACATGGAGAGAGTTGAAATTGATGGGGTTTTGAGTGATTGTGTTATCTGTTTGGATGAGATTGTTTCAATTGGGTATGAAATAGATGCAGTTCGAATGCCTTGTTTACATGTTTATCATCGAAATTGTATTCACAAATGGCTAGAATTCAGCAACCGTTGCCCTTTGTGTCGGTTTCAGATGCCATTGGAAGAGGAATGA